In Pseudomonas sp. LRP2-20, the genomic window CTGAGAAGGTACAGCGTTGAGGATGTGAAGAGGGCGTGGATTTGCGGTTGGGACCTTCGCGAAAAACCGGCAAACATGAGAGCCGAATGGTTTGACATGGCAATTGAAGTAAGAGCAGGCCTGGTGGGTGAGACGTGGATGGGGTTCAACGAGATATTATTGCCCGTCTGGCCATCGGGCAGCGGGGCCAAGCTACCAGTGCAGGCATTCTTCTATGTCGAAGGTGATCAACAAGCGCAGGTGAAGGCGCAGTATGACCAGATTCGCTACGAACGGTATGCCCAGTCAATCCCTGTCATTCGCACGAAGTTTCCAACTGACGAGGATCAGGTCATGGTGTTTACCTACGCCGAAGAGGATCAGGCCGTGGGGCGACCTGTTCCCGAACCTAACATTGATTTCGAATCCGAACCGGTGGGTGAACGTAATGATTTTGTTGTTGACGGTGTCACGTTCTTAATGGCTAACCGCGGTGGCATCAGCGATGATAAGTATGTGGGCCAAGAGCTGATTAAGCTTAAGCACTTAGCGTTCGAGCATTACATTCATTTTTTATTGCCGGGCAAGGGGCGGCGTAAAGTACGATATAACTGGGGTTGCAACGATTACTGTATGAGATATACGACCATTGCGGAAAATCAGAAAGTCCTTTCGGTGGAGCCTGAACTGCGCTATGGGACCGATGAGTTTATTATCGACGGCCCAGAAATAGTGACGGTTTATATTGATGACGGAGGTGAAGACAAGCGCATGGTGCTGGACAATCTCGAGGTAAGCGCACTGCCAGTCGAATAGCCAGTACCAGCAGCCGTGACTGGACATGTGAGCCTCGTCGCGGGCAAGCCCGCTCTATCAGGTACCACGCGTCTCAAGTGCGAGACCGTCTTTGTGGGAGCGGGCTTGCCCGAAGAAGAGGCCGGCACGGAAGTGTCAGATTTTTTGTGTGCGGGCCGGTAACGGCCTGCCGTCAGGCAGGCCCTGATCTTCACCAGGTTGGCCTGATGAACCGATCTCCGTACAGAATCGCAAATTGATTCATCGCGCTTTTCCAATCATGGGCCGGTTTTCCCCAATTGGCTGTTATGTTGCGCAATCCCAGCCAAATCAGTTTGGTCGCTGCGTCATCATTCGGGAAATGCCCTCGGGTCTTGATGACCTTGCGTAGCTGGGCGTTGATGCTCTCGATCGCGTTGGTGGTATAGATCACCTTCCGGATGGCGGGCGGAAAGACAAAGAATGGAATCACGCGATCCCAGGCGCGTCTCCAGGCAGCCACCACCGTTGGATATTTCTCACCCCACGGCCCGCTCTCAAACTCATCGAGTGCTTGCTCAGCCGCTTCGGCATTGATGGCTTGGTAAATCGGTTTCAGTTCCTTGGCCAGTGCGCGCCGTTTGTCCCAGGCCGCGTAGTCCAGGCTGTTGCGGATCAGATGCACGATGCACGTCTGCAATGTCGTCTCTGGAAACACGGCGCTGAGGGCTTCTGGCATGCCTTTAAGGCCATCGGTCACGGCAATCAGCACGTCCTCGACGCCACGTGTCTTGAGATCGTTGAACACCTTCATCCAGAACTTCGCACCCTCAGTGTTCTCGATCCAGATGCCCAGGATGTCGCGCGTCCCGTCGGGTAGAACGCCCAAAGCCAAGTAAATGGCCTTGTTGCGCACCAGGCCTTCTTCGCGAATCTTCACCCGCAGCGCATCAA contains:
- a CDS encoding IS256 family transposase, with product MPTKKKPLRDLPKIPKELLEQFGEGLMTAEAIEDASAAFKKALIERALHAELGHHLGYPPGAQRPEDETNQRNGKSGKTVLTGDGPLRLDIPRDRDGSFSPILIPKHERRYTGFDDKIIAMYARGMTVREIRAFLSEQYGTDVSPDFISSVTDEVMDEIGAWQQRPLEPMYPVIFFDALRVKIREEGLVRNKAIYLALGVLPDGTRDILGIWIENTEGAKFWMKVFNDLKTRGVEDVLIAVTDGLKGMPEALSAVFPETTLQTCIVHLIRNSLDYAAWDKRRALAKELKPIYQAINAEAAEQALDEFESGPWGEKYPTVVAAWRRAWDRVIPFFVFPPAIRKVIYTTNAIESINAQLRKVIKTRGHFPNDDAATKLIWLGLRNITANWGKPAHDWKSAMNQFAILYGDRFIRPTW